The following DNA comes from Castor canadensis chromosome 15, mCasCan1.hap1v2, whole genome shotgun sequence.
AGACAGCTCGTGTACCAAAGTTCCTAGAAAAGAGGGGATGTCCTTTACAAGGACAGGGTGGATGGCAGGCTCTACCCGGGCTGTGGGGAGGGATCAGTCTCGGCCCACGGTGCACCAGGCAGCTAGAAGCAGAAGAAAGGGGAGCCAGCTATTAGAGGGTGGGCACCACGCAGCCCCTTCCCCTTGGATGGTGGGGCGGCTCGCAGATTACAGGCTTCCACTCTCGCTCTTTCCCTGCTTCAGGGTGGAGGACTGATTCCTGCAGGAACACACCTTCTGTCATCTGGTGCCAGGGCTGGGCACCAATGGGAGGCCACGCTGGGGGAACTCAGGTAGGCAGTGCACAAAGCCAGGCTTTGGGACCTCTGTGTGATGCACAGGTGACAAATTATACATGTATAAAGGAGAATTTGGCCATGAACATGGGAAGTGGGGGGGACCTGTGGAGGGGGCTCTCAAGGTCTCTTTGGACTGGGTGTACTTTCTGGGGCCCCTAGCCTTCCCTCCTTTCTGGCCTTGTCTTTTGTCCTGTGGTGGCCCTGTCTCTCAGGCTCCCCTCACGGCCTGAATTCATTCTGCATATCCAGCACTGGGTTCAAAAGCTTGAGTGTGGCCCAGATCCCTGGCGGTAAGAGGGCATAACGTCCCTGAAGGGCTGGGGCTGTTGGCGGGGACAGGTTCTCCCACTCTGCTGGAGATGAGGAGCCCTCACGGTCTACCTGGCACCGAGATCCGGGAGAGGGCCTCAGGCTGGCTCAGCGTGTCCACCGTGACATGCCGGAACGCCTTGCACACGGGGCTCTGCAGGTGCCTACAGCCCAGGGAACCCGGGTTAGTTGGGGGGGTCCCAGGAAGGGACTCAGCACCTAGCGCTGCCTACTGCACGTCCACAGGGGAAAGACCTCTAGAGACTTCTAGAACCTGAGAGCCAGGTTCCTcatcaccctccccctccctggCACAGGGGATGTGTCTGTACCCACCTCTTCCATTCCTCCTCCGTCTCCCAAAATTCGTAGATGACAAAGGTCAAGCCGTCCGACAGCCTCACCGCGGCGATGCTGCAGGGGGAAGGGGAGTCTGTGGCCTGCAGAGGTCACCTTCGCCCATGGGCTGCTCCCCGACCATATTGCTGCACCAGGGCACCACAGCCCTCTTCAGTCCCTCTTGCTCCCCACAGGCCTTAGGGCAGCCCAGAGACCACTGCTTTTCTGACCAGAGCGGCTCAGAGCCCCCAGCAGCAGCTGCTGGGTGTCCCAGGCTCTCTACCATTCCAGCTCCACTTAGGACAGGGCCTGGCCTTCAGCAGTGAATGAGTCACAAGGGAAGGTAATGCTGAAAGATACCATATTCATTTAACAAACCCCGCTTTTTGAACCAAAGCACCTTGCCTGAGCCACCTTTCCTTGTAACTGTTGTCTCATGTCATCCTTGAAACAGTCCCTTGTCCCCTGAATCTGAGCCATAGGGTGGGGAGGGAGCAGATCCCGTGGCTTCTGAGGGGAGGAGGCAATGGGGTGAATGGGGAGGGAGCAAGGGCCCCCCTCAGTCTCCTAAACAGGCGAGATGAACATTCTGCTGTGTAGTTACAGCCACCTCCAGCCTGGGCAGCAGAGGACAGAAACAGGGTGCCAAGGCCGATTGTATTATTAGGATACCGTGTGCCCCCTACCACAACACATGGAGCTGGGGGCTCTTAATGAGTAGATGGGGAAGGGGTGTGGCCTGTTAGCCAGACGCAGCCTGCAGCAGGTGCCACTCCGGCCTCtcttcccagcctctggcaaAGGTCATCACAAATAATTGGGCTCATCTGAGTCTGGTTATTATAGCCAATGAAGTCTTTGTGCCTTTCGCCAGGGTTGGGTACGAAGGGGACACACAGTCATTCAacaaatgggggagggggagaaggaaccACTAGTACAACCTGGATGGCCAAAATGAGGAGGAAATGTATGGGGACCCAGCATGGAGGGGTGGCCGGGCCTCCTTCCCTCAGCTCCTGCTGTGAGTGGTTGTAAGAAGCACCTGCAAGGGCTGGGGTGGgcctcagtggtggagtgcttgcccagcatgaaccaaaccaaagcaaaaggccCATCTGTATCCAAGTCAAGTGGCCCTGTCCTCAATCCAGTCTCTGAAGCCCATGATCCTCAGGACTGCCTTCCTCTTTCCATCCCCGCATGCACCAGGGGCAAAACCTGTGGCTCTATACTGCTGGGGTGACAGGCTGCTCCCTGGTCACCTGCCTCTCCTAGCCCATTTCTCACAGTGTCTCCAACACAGTCCCTGGTGCTTGGCAGGAGTGGGTCCTGCTGCCCCAGGCCTCCTGCTCATGACTGTCCAGCTGTGtcactgttttcctttctcagaCATGGCCTGAGCTGCCACCTCTTCTCTGGGGACTTGGCTGAGTGCCCAGAGCCCTGGCCTGGCTGTGATCCTCAGGTTATACAGTCCTGTGACCTCCATCTTATAGTCCCAATCACCACCTGGAGTCATCTTGGTCTTCCTTTTGCTCTTCAAGAATAAATGTTGAATCAGAGCAGGCACTTTGCCCTGATCAGCATGGGATCCCTAGGGCCAGAGCCTGGTCCCCAGCAGGCCCCCAGCAGGCCCAGGACCTAGAGGGTGAATGGACAGGGGGCTTGGTAGTGGGAAGAGCTCTTGGAGAGAAGCGAGGCAGAgaacagtatgtgtgtgtgtggtagggaGGAAGTGGAGCCAGGAGGAGGCCCAGGCTGGAGCCTACGCACACAGTCCTCTTGGATTGCTGGCAGCAAGGACACAGGGCTACCATCTTTTGTAGACCTTAAAGAGGTGGCCACAGCTGCTAGCTCTGCTGTACCAGGATAGTAGGGCAAGGACCAGAAGGGGCCAAGCAGTATCCCTAGTCTGGAGACACAGGAACAGGGTTATGGCCTGGGAAGACCCCTCCTGGGTGGTACAGCACAGACCAACCATAACAAGGGGAAGAGTGGTGGCTGCCTCTTCTCATGTACTTCCCAGGGGTGGGGGGCTGGACCCACCCATCCTTCTACTGCCATGCAGACCTCCCTGCTGTCTCTGTTCTTCAATCACTAAGTGCTACAAGCCAGGCCCAGCACTAAGGAACAGCAGCAGCTCCCAATGAGCACAGAGGGTGTGGGCCACACTCATCATCCCATTTACAGTGACCAGCCCAGGGAGTGGGTCCTGCTAGCCACCCTCTACATGGATGAGTAAGCTGTGGTCTGGGAGATGAAGTCGCAAGCCACAGCCCACAGTTAAGCCCCACTCAGCCTCCAGGTCATGCTCCCCGGAGAGGCTAGTCCCATCCCCCCACCATGTCATGCAGAGCTCCCTGCCACCCAGCCCCACACCCTGCCCACTCACTGGAAGCAGCTTGTTGCTCCCGCAGTGCCCCGCAGGTACTGGCGCAGGGAGTTCAGGAACTCACTCAGCTGCTCAGGACACACCACCATCTCCTGCCGGACCAGCTGCAGGTGCTGCAGGCCAGAGCGGAAGTGAGCCTGGACACCTGTGGGCCTGGCACACCCTCCCATCATTTTTCTTCTCACATGTGAAAACTGGCTTAAAAAAGGACTCAACCTTTGACAGCCAACTGCATAAGGTAGTCCCCAGGAAGCCCCCACATACAACAGTGTGTCCCATCTCGAGACACAGCAAGTCAGGGCCCAGCAAGATTAGATCCCGATCCAGTCCACATCTGAGCCTGTCCAGCACTGGCTTTGCTCCAAGCTGAACTTTTTGGTCCAAGTCCTGGAGGACCCCAACACACCCCTGAGGGGAGGTCAGAGTGGGGTCAAGCACTGGGGTTCCATGTGTTTGTTCTGGTGGTCCCAGGAAGAGAGGTGTCAGGGACATCTCGACAGTACTGGCTTAGGCAGGGGTCAGAGGAGGGGCTCACCATGTTGGTGCCTTCTTCGTCTGAGAGGCGCTGCTGCAAGTCAAACCAGAGGGCCTGGACAAAAGCAGGAAGAAGCCTGAGACAGAAGCCACCTCCACCAGGGAGGCCTGGAGCTGCAGCCCATCCCAACATGGCAGGTGCTATGGGATCCCTAGGCTGGTGGAGCTCCCAGACTGTGTGGACAGAGCTGCCTCACAGGGGACCCCGGAGACCAAGCCGGGTTGCAGAGTGTGTGCGAAGAGCCACGAGTGCTTGGCTGGGGCAGGGAGGCCCCAATCCTTGCTAGTTCTCTGTTGAGTTCTAACTCATACCTCTTCCCAGCTCCTCTCAGATCTGACCATGGTAGAATCAGTGGTCTGCACTCTAGCCTTCGCCTGGTCCTGCTCTGGAGGGTCTGCCCTCTATCTCATTTCCCAGCCTTCCTGAGGGAGGGGTGGCCCTCTGTCAGCTCCAGAAGGGCAGCTGTCACCCATACCTGTTCAATGGTACCACTTCACAGCAGAGAAGCCTGGGCTCTGAAGGCCACAGAAATGCATTAAGGGTCATGGCCTGGGTTTTAACCCAGCACCTGTCTCTCCTGATAGAGAATCACAATTCTTCCTTTAACTTGGGCAGCCTAACAGTTGCAGCCCCTGCGTTTATTGGACCATCCACCTTCTCTGAGACAGACTGTCACAATGGCGCGGGGCTGAGTTACATCTGCGGAAGGCGTTCGAGTGGGATCGTCGCCTGTAACATCTTAGTGCTTGAACATTCACCCTCCCTGCTGAGGATCCTGGCTTCTCTGAACCAGCAAGAGACTGCACTCCCCAGGCCCAAGCCTGTTTCCTTCATTTTACAATCGGAGGGCAGGGACTGCAAAACTGGCCTCTTTAGCTTATGTATGAGACAACGGTGGCATCTCCACCTGCTGTCCCAGTgcctcccatcctccctcctgGCAGGGGTTAGCTTGGCCCATGAGGGTGGGGCTGGATTGCCCTCCACACTAGGCCTGGGCCAATCGGAGACTGCAGAGGAGggatcccccacccccactccatctCCAGGGCGCTCAGGTGCTCCGTGGTTACCAGCCAGCCTGGTTGTTAGGGCGACCAGGGTGCTAAAAATAAGCTTCAAAgagcctccctctctccctcctgggGGCCTCCTCTGAGTTGTTATGACAACCCGGCAGCAGTGTCCCACTGAGCCGCTCCCACTAGGGCAGCTGGCTTGATGCAGTAGAGGTCGGTGTCCTCCCTCAGACTTCCTGTCAATCAGACTCCTCCTCCCTGGAGTGCCTGGGGACCCATCTTTCACCCCAGTGAATCCCTCAGAACCCCCAACCCACCTCTATTAGTGCCCTTTGCAAAAGATgtgaaaaaacacagaaaaatagcaGGGTTGTTCAAGCCTAGGGCGATGCTAGGGCTGAGGCTGGCTAAGTGGTTTACACAGGTATGTGGAGTGGTATGTACGGTACATGGATTTTGGTGACAGAATGTCTGGTGACAATTGCTAACAGTGCTGACTTAACGCTAACTAGGAATCAAGCTCTGTGATAAGCCATTAAGACATCATTTTATTCAACCCTTAACATCACCTCTGCGAGCTGTGCTATGTCCTGGTCATCTTCCCTCATCAGAGGAGCCTGGGGCTCAGAAAGGGCATGTCACTGGCCCAAGGCTGTTTTATGGTACAGCCCACCCATCCATAACCCCAGCTTTTCTCTTTCAAATGGTCACATTATACTCTACTGCGTCACAAACCATCCCTGGAAACCACTTCTGGAAAGGTCATGCCATTTTCTATGACCTGTGGACGTGCCGTTTGTACTTAACAGACTTTCTCCTTCTGGCCATTCCCTGGCTTCTAGTTACCCTGGACTATCACTGGCTCCTGCTCACCACAACACTGCTTCTGGGCTCTGCCTGCTCAGGCCACCTCCTACGCCTTCTTTGCAGTGAGGGTCTGGCAGAACAGGCCTCTGCTGACCACGCTGTTCCTGGAGACACCATCTACCCTTCATGTCCATTCTCTTTAGTCCTGCTCCTCAACACACACCACTTGGGTCATGTCCTTCCCACAGCCTTCCCAGCAGTCCTGACTTCTGCCCTGAGCCTAACTGTACTCTCAGGCTGGGGGGATGGCTAGGGAGAAAGGCAGAATAGGGGCAGGGCCTACCTTGCTCTCCAGCCTGCCAATCAACTCTGCCAACCTGCCGATCTGGGCCTCCAGACCCTCCTCCTTTGGGTCCCCGGTGGCTGGGAAACAGAAAGAGACCCTGATGGTGGGTAGGGCCggccttctcccccacccccagcagtgCTCCCACCCTGGGCCACTGCTCTCTCACCAGGCAGCAGGCTCTTCCCTTGCTCCGGGGCCATGAGCTTGTGGGTGGGGGCATAGGGAGGAGTGGGCCCTCCGTACCAGGTCTCCATGACAACGTGGCTGGGTTTGCAGTGGTCCTGTCTGCAGTGAGTGGGGAACACAGACAATGATGGCAGCAGCAGGGCCCGGGCACCTTGAGCAGTTTCAGTGAGCATCGATTACTCACTTAGTACTTAAGAACTTAAAGTGCACAGAGCTGCCCTGTGGACGCCAGGTCCTCAAGGTGGGCAATGTGTCCTTGAAGCAAAGCCCCCAGGGCAGGTGACTTGGTCAAGGCCATGTGGCCagcagtggcagagctgggactggAACTCAGCTCCATAGCCCAGACCCTGTTTCTGAGAACTTCAGTTCTAGGGCTGAGAAGAAGCTGGGCCAGGTCCCCACCACATCTATACCTCACAGCTTCCTTGCCACCTGACAAGCCCAGGCCGGGGAGGTACCAAGTCCCCGTCCTTGCCTCACTAGAGGCCAGTATGCTGCGTGTTACCTTCTGAGGTGGGTGACCTGTGTTTGCAAAAGTGAGTCCCTCCCCTCAGAGACACTAATGGTGGGGGCGTAATAGGCCAGAGAACTGTGCCCCTGACCTCAGCCAGGCCCCCATCTCCTGTCCACACACACCTTTTccctgcacacacatgcacaggcatgGCTAGCTAGAGGGTGATGCACATACCCGCCAAGGACTGTGCCAAGCAGGGACCCCAAAAGGCTCCGTGAACAACCAGAGCCTCACAGGCAAAGGAGCACTGGAAAAGTGACTGCAGGTTTTCAAGTGCACAGACGCATGGAGGTAACACTTGTGCACACAGCGCCTGTGCGCACGGCCAGTACCCATTCCGTCTCTGAGCACCACTGCCTTGGTACATTCTGGACTCCCTTGAATCCCGAAAGCTTAGCAGGTTGTCTCCTGTGTCAAGGGACAGACTTGGTTCCCCAAGGGAGGCAGATGCTGGTGGTCTTTAAGCTGTCAATCACAGCATCCAGACAAACCAGCAGTAACTTCAATGTGTCCTTAGACCATGAAGGGCTGAGTGGAGGCCCCTTGGGCAGCCAGGTCTGAACCAGCAGCTTATGCCTGGAACACAGCATCCTGGGGTGCTGCTCCAGGGTGGGAATGCAGGGCTGGGAGCCAAAGCTGTTGAGATCTGGAGCAGTCTGAGGTGGGGATGTGGAGCAGATGTACCTCCCATCCTGACATGCCGCCCCCTCCACCCATGTGCCAGAGTAAGATTCACACATGAGGATGGGCAGGTGCAGCCACGGATGGAGCTGGCAGTGCTGGGTGTGATGTGTCTGCAGCAGGATAGAAAGGGCAAGGGTTTCTTTGTTCTTAAACTAAGATGGTAACAAAACAAACCACACAAAAAGGAAATCTAAGTGTCGGCTCTCAGAGTGATCAGGACTCAGGCTCACAAGGCTGGCCACAGGTGCAGGATTCTGGGCTCTGCTCCCGGGCCCTGGAACCAGCACAGCAGCCCAGtgcccaggaatctgcatttgaAGTCTCCCAGGCAATTCTGCTCTAGGTGTTTGGTGCAAACACAATCTGGGAGCCAGTGCTGTCAGAACGGGACCGGTTCCTCACCAGCCAAATGACACATGCTCAAACCCTACTGTGTGACAAAGTGACATCCCGGCTGCACTGCCGGCAGGGAATCCAAGGCTGGGCAGAGTTCGGGTAGGCACCTGGCTGCAGCTCACACCTGTTTGTCTTCCCTGTTTCCTCTTTGCACTGGGCACCACAGGTGCTCTGGGCAGAGAGCACTTTGCTCACCCTGAGAAACACACGGCGGGGCTGGGGGGAGGCTTGTGCCCCGCAGCCCCGCCCTGCTGAGCTTCAAGGAAAGACTCACCTCTGCAACAAACACACAATGCCTACGATGATGGGACTCTGGGCGCCTTCCCGTGCACCCAGAATGTCCACAAACCCACTCAAAAAGAGTAGCACTGTGAGAATCATCACACCGGCTTCTCCTTCAGCCCTCCCGAGACAGCCGTGTGTGTAGAACCCCGTCCACGCTGCCTCAGACCTCCTGCTTGTACAGACAAAGAGGGCGGTGGCCTCAAGGTCCCTGTGGGCAGTGGGTCACACTGACCTCTGCTGGCATGGGACTTGCTTTCCAATTGGTGTGGCCCTACACCATTTCCTAAGCTCATTTCCAGTTTTACAAAGTGGTCCAGACAGTAGGTTTGTCCTGCATAAACTGAGTGGGATGGGGGATGTGGAAAGAGGGATCGGCCTCACAATGGCGTCTTTCCTGCACGTATGTATGACCTGCACGCGTGCATGCCAGAGATTCTCCTGAGTACACtgactcactcagttctcacagtgactGAGGAGCTAGGGATGGTACAGCTGGCaaaatggaggcacagagaggtgtaCAACTTGCCAAGGTCCCCCAGCTGCTAGGCGCACACACAAGCAGGCCTGCACGTGCATGGCACAGCCCCCTATGACCCTGCAGGGTCCTGTCCACCCACCCGATCTGGCTGGTCTGCTCTTCGATGGCCTCCACGGCACTCTCCACAGAGCTGAGCAGTGACTGGATCTGATTGGCTGTCTCCTTCAGGAGGAAGCGGGTCACAAACTGGTCCACGTTGCTCCCACTCTCGTACACCTGTGCAGGGAAGAGGGCGCCGAGGGAAAGAAGTTGAGTGGGGTTAGCACAGCAGCTGGGGACCCTGGGGTGGTGTCTGTGCTTTGCATGGGGGGGTCTACTGCCTCCTGTGTCTATGacggtagtgatggtggtggcgTCAGCAGTGACTGGTGGTGGTGTTTTCCTTGCTGTAATGAGATAAAGCATTAGGAAAGACACCGTCACAACTGCCaccccctcccatctcctccgATGAGAATTCCTTGGGCCTCCGGGTCTTCATGTTGCTCTTCAGAGGAATTAAAGAACAGAATCAAATGCAGCTAAGAGGTTAAATTGGGTCCcccaaagaaagtaaaagaagctTGGTCCTCAGGAGGAGGGCAGAGGAGTCTGAGAGGAATCAGAGGGAGACTGCGCACACCCTAGGAGGAGAGGAACCTTGGGCCACCCTGTGGCAAAGGTGGGTGACCGGGGTTTTCCTGCCAGTGTTGCTCTGCGCTCTGAGTCAGAACCTCCCTGTCACAAGGCTTCCACACTGACGGTTCTCAGTCGAGATTCTTTGGGCAGCAAGAGGCTTTAGAGCAGACCTGAGAAGCCCAGCTTATCCAGGCCAGTGGGGGTGAGGAGATAGCAGTGCTGCTGTGgtagtggggcggggaggggaatCCTGGATCTCAAACCCTGGGCTGTCCTCCTGGCCTCCTCTGCCAAGACTTTGCCTTCCCCAGCCACCTGCCCCGGGCACCTTGGAATTCTGCCCAGTCCTGGCAAAGCAAAGGGAAAACAGGGATCTCAAGGAAAGCAAATTAAACCATCCATCACTCTGACTGGGAATTAA
Coding sequences within:
- the Necab2 gene encoding N-terminal EF-hand calcium-binding protein 2, with protein sequence MCERAARLCRAGAHRLLREPPPQGRALGGLLRWVGARMGEPRAPLAPEAPAPAADPGPAPAALRGGTAVILDIFRRADKNDDGKLSLEEFQLFFADGVLNEKELEDLFHTIDSDNTNHVDTKELCDYFVDHMGDYEDVLASLETLNHSVLKAMGYTKKVYESGSNVDQFVTRFLLKETANQIQSLLSSVESAVEAIEEQTSQIGQDHCKPSHVVMETWYGGPTPPYAPTHKLMAPEQGKSLLPATGDPKEEGLEAQIGRLAELIGRLESKALWFDLQQRLSDEEGTNMHLQLVRQEMVVCPEQLSEFLNSLRQYLRGTAGATSCFHIAAVRLSDGLTFVIYEFWETEEEWKRHLQSPVCKAFRHVTVDTLSQPEALSRISVPAAWCTVGRD